One genomic window of Arachis stenosperma cultivar V10309 chromosome 10, arast.V10309.gnm1.PFL2, whole genome shotgun sequence includes the following:
- the LOC130955683 gene encoding pentatricopeptide repeat-containing protein At1g11900-like, giving the protein MDFTVAGRTTGAATASNPPPPFVLCRLSPIIQQGVAFHFSSGQSETLLTAKNQLPLAAVPPVTAACEFRCGGFGGGLRIISALARRSAFATVVKSTKVANVLCLPFTVASSSTLLATTSSFVAFFLAAAPPTTAASVNQQRSFGVGTRSNRSSSSTFLFATAPSSEPLLAVSSPSPLPRVVPSASSLSNAIAFFSTAASPDKEIAAEKVLKEFHATIENAAASSVKEASQKNDIDVSCQAFKKLLLSCKSPTAASCLSFAQAFTKANGCIELPRFIKEVSEITCSSTSFVNKIIFALAKSGQKDKALVIFDYLKSRNYSLDLVTYNIVLDILGRTGRVDEMFDVFATMKEAGFVPDTVSYNTVLNGLRKAGRTDMCIVYFKEMSENGIEPDLLTYTALIENFGRSGNAEESLKCFSEMKLKGILPSIYIYRSLINNLNKSGKVELAKELLEEMNSSSTRLAGPEDFKHKRRRRNRLTKGPEVH; this is encoded by the exons ATGGACTTCACAGTTGCCGGGAGAACCACCGGCGCCGCCACTGCGTCCAACCCACCGCCACCCTTCGTGTTGTGTCGTTTGTCTCCTATCATCCAACAAGGAGTTGCGTTCCATTTCTCCTCAGGCCAAAGCGAGACCCTCCTAACAGCCAAGAACCAACTGCCGCTCGCGGCCGTTCCACCCGTGACCGCCGCTTGCGAGTTCAGATGCGGTGGCTTTGGTGGTGGCCTCCGTATCATCTCCGCTCTTGCCCGAAGATCTGCGTTCGCCACCGTTGTTAAATCAACAAAGGTCGCAAACGTTCTCTGCCTCCCCTTCACGGTAGCGTCGTCCTCCACGCTGCTTGCTACCACCTCATCGTTCGTCGCGTTCTTTCTCGCAGCTGCTCCGCCTACGACCGCCGCGTCCGTGAACCAGCAACGCAGCTTTGGTGTCGGTACCAGATCCAATAGATCTTCGTCCTCCACCTTCCTCTTCGCGACGGCGCCGTCCTCGGAGCCGCTTCTGGCCGTAAGTTCCCCATCGCCGTTGCCCCGAGTGGTGCCATCAGCATCCTCACTGTCAAACGCTATCGCG tttttttcaaCAGCGGCATCTCCTGACAAAGAGATAGCAGCGGAGAAAGTCTTGAAGGAATTTCATGCCACAATTGAAAATGCGGCAGCATCAAGTGTCAAAG AGGCAAGTCAGAAGAATGACATAGACGTTTCGTGTCAAGCCTTCAAGAAATTATTGCTGTCCTGTAAATCCCCAACTGCAGCTTCATGTCTTAGTTTTGCCCAGGCTTTCACAAAAGCCAATGGTTGTATTGAGCTACCCAGATTCATTAAAGAAGTATCAGAGATAACTTGTTCGAGTACATCATTTGTAAACAAGATCATTTTCGCCCTTGCCAAAAGTGGACAGAAGGATAAGGCCTTGGTGATATTTGATTATCTTAAGAGTCGTAACTATAGTCTTGACTTGGTCACATATAATATTGTTCTAGATATATTGGGCCGTACAGGTCGTGTGGATGAAATGTTTGATGTGTTTGCAACCATGAAGGAAGCTGGTTTTGTCCCGGATACTGTTTCTTATAATACTGTATTGAATGGCTTGCGGAAGGCTGGAAGAACAGACATGTGCATTGTGTATTTTAAGGAAATGAGTGAGAATGGCATCGAACCGGATTTGCTTACATATACTGCATTAATTGAGAATTTCGGCAGATCAGGAAATGCTGAGGAATCTTTGAAATGCTTCAGTGAGATGAAACTGAAGGGGATCCTCCCTTCAATATACATCTATCGATCGCTAATCAATAATTTAAACAAATCAGGAAAGGTTGAGTTGGCAAAAGAGCTTCTAGAGGAGATGAATTCGTCTTCTACTCGTCTAGCTGGTCCTGAAGATTTCAAGCATAAAAGAAGACGAAGAAACAGGCTGACCAAAGGTCCCGAAGTTCATTAG
- the LOC130957542 gene encoding phosphoethanolamine N-methyltransferase-like — protein MGDGDGDRRRRESKRNLTVSMNSVLNFVDVAMVLSLLPAYEGKSVLELGAGIGRFTGELAKKAGQLLAVDFIESAIKKNESINGHHKNVKFMCADVTSPNLHISEGSIDLIFSNWLLMYLSDKEVENLAERMIKWLKVGGYIFFRESCFHQSGDSKRKYNPTHYREPRFYTKVYKECHMNDETGDSYEPSLVGCKCIGAYVRNKKNQNQICWIWKKVRSQDDKGFQRFLDSVEYSHKDILRYEHVYGQGFVSTGGLETTKEIVTKLRLKPGQKVLDVGCGTGGGDIYMAENFDVDVVGIDLSINMISLAIERVIGLKCTVEFECANCTKKTYPKNTFDVIYTRDAMLHIKDKPALFESFYKWLKHGGTLLITDYCKRAGSISLECEEYIKKGGYYINDMEVYYQMLKNAGFDDVMAEDQTELFMKTLQQELNAIENKKHYFIDEFSEVSSLGCIY, from the exons ATGGGTGATGGAGATGGAGATAGACGAAGGCGTGAGAGTAAAAGGAATCTGACGGTGTCGATGAACAGTG TACTAAACTTTG TTGACGTTGCTATG GTACTGTCTCTATTGCCAGCATATGAAGGAAAATCAGTTTTAGAGCTGGGAGCAGGTATTGGAAGATTTACAGGTGAATTGGCCAAGAAAGCTGGCCAGCTGCTTGCAGTGGACTTCATTGAGAGTGCAATCAAGAAG AATGAAAGCATTAATGGACACCACAAGAATGTCAAGTTCATGTGTGCTGATGTCACATCCCCAAACTTGCATATTTCTGAAGGATCAATTGATTTGATATTCTCAAATTGGTTGCTTATGTATCTTTCAGATAAAGAG GTTGAGAATCTAGCTGAAAGGATGATCAAATGGTTAAAGGTTGGTGGATATATATTCTTCAGGGAATCTTGTTTTCATCAATCTGGAGATTCCAAGAGAAAATACAACCCAACTCACTACAGGGAACCCAGATTTTACACGAAG GTATATAAAGAGTGCCATATGAATGATGAAACAGGGGATTCCTATGAGCCTTCCCTTGTTGGCTGTAAATGCATTGGAGCTTATGTCAGAAATAAGAAGAATCAAAATCAG ATTTGCTGGATATGGAAAAAAGTCAGGTCACAAGATGATAAAGGGTTCCAGAGGTTCTTAGACAGTGTGGAGTACAGTCATAAGGATATCTTAAGATATGAGCATGTTTATGGCCAAGGTTTTGTGAGCACAGGAGGACTTG AAACAACAAAGGAAATTGTTACAAAGTTGAGACTGAAACCAGGTCAGAAAGTACTGGATGTTGGTTGTGGTACCGGAGGAGGTGACATTTACATGGCTGAAAATtttgatgttgatgttgttggGATTGACCTCTCCATAAATATGATTTCTCTTGCCATTGAACGTGTCATTGGACTCAAATGCACGGTTGAATTTGAATGTGCCAATTGCACCAAAAAGACATATCCCAAGAATACATTTGATGTAATCTACACTCGTGATGCCATGTTACACATCAAA GATAAACCGGCACTGTTTGAATCATTTTATAAGTGGTTGAAGCATGGAGGTACACTTCTAATTACTGATTATTGCAAACGAGCTGGAAGCATATCATTAGAATGTGAAGAATACATTAAAAAAGGAGGATATTATATCAATGACATGGAAGTATATTATCAG ATGCTTAAGAATGCCGGATTCGATGATGTAATGGCAGAGGACCAAACAGAATTG TTCATGAAAACACTACAACAAGAGCTAAATGCCATTGAGAACAAGAAGCATTATTTCATTGATGAATTCTCTGAGGTGAGTTCCTTAGGATGTATCTATTAG